The nucleotide window GTTGGTAGAGCAGTTGGCTTTTAACCAATTGGTCGTAGGTTCGAATCCCACACGACCCACCATTTTTTGCTGTTTTAAAAGTCTGGAAGGCCCACGCAAGTGAGGATTTCCGGATTTTTTTTTGCCCGCGATTTGGGGTCGTCTCAGTCCGGGTGACGCAGGTCAGAATCATCTTTTGCATCAACGGGATATTCTGTAGCCTTGCGCAGCTTCAACGCTGTCCACGCCTGATGAATACTCACTTTCCCGGCGGTACCCCGAAGGGTCCGGAGCCGGGTGTATACTCGACTTTCGCGCGAAAGCGCCTGCAGGTCTTGCGAACATGACGCAGATTTCCGAACGCCTTCTGGTTCAAGCCCATCTCGATGCCAAGCAGCCCAAGCCGCTGACGGCCGAGGAGGAGGCTTATTACCGCACTGCCATTGCCGCCGAGCTCAAGGCTCAGGACGCGGTGCTGGTTGCCCACTTCTATTGCGATCCGGTCATTCAGGCCCTGGCCGAAGAAACCGGTGGCTGTGTCTCCGACTCGCTGGAGATGGCTCGCTTCGGCAATGCCCACCCGGCCAAGACCGTGGTGGTCGCCGGTGTGAAATTCATGGGCGAGACCGCGAAAATCCTCAACCCTGAAAAACGCGTGCTGATGCCGACCCTGGAAGCGACCTGCTCGCTGGACCTCGGTTGCCCGGTGGACGAGTTTTCGGCGTTCTGCGATCAGCACCCGGAACGCACGGTGGTGGTGTATGCCAACACCTCGGCGGCGGTCAAAGCCCGGGCGGATTGGGTGGTGACTTCCAGCTGCGCGCTGGAAATTGTCGAAAGCCTGATGGATAACGGCGAAACCATCATCTGGGGGCCGGACAAGCACCTAGGCACTTACATTCAGCGCAAGACCGGCGCCGACATGCTGCTGTGGGACGGTGCCTGCATCGTCCACGAAGAGTTCAAGGCCAAGCAACTCGAAGACATGAAGGCGCTGTACCCGGATGCGGCCATTCTGGTGCATCCGGAGTCGCCGACCGCAGTGATCGAATTGGCCGATGCGGTGGGTTCCACCAGTCAGCTGATCGCTGCTGCGCAAAGCCTGCCGAACAAGACCCTGATCGTCGCGACCGACCGTGGCATCTTCTACAAGATGCAGCAGCTGTGCCCGGACAAGGTCTTCATCGAGGCGCCAACGGCCGGTAACGGCGCAGCGTGCCGCAGTTGCGCACATTGCCCGTGGATGGCGATGAATACCCTTGAGCGCACGCTGAAGAGCTTGCGTGAAGGGACCAACGAGATCTTCGTTGACCCGGCGTTGATTCCGCAGGCGATTCGGCCGTTGAAGCGGATGCTTGATTTCACTCAGGCGGCGCGGATGAAGTTGGCCGGCAACGCCTAACACTTACTGTGGCGAGAGCTGTTGTGGCGAGGGAGCTTGCTCCCGTTCGGTTGCGCAGCAGCCGCATTTGGGGGCGCTTCGCACCCCAGCGGGAGCAAGCTCCCTCGCCACAGTTACTTGGTTTTCTTTGGAATGCGTACGAGCTGGGTGTTGGAATAGATGTCATGCCAGCTGCGCTTCTGCTTGTCGAACAGCGACCAGAAGAACCCCAGCCCGAGGCATAGCCAGGACGCGATCGACACCACAAAGCGCAACAGTGCCTGCCACAGACTGATGGATGAACCGTCGGCGTTTTGCACACGAATGCACCACACCTGCATGCCCAGGGTCTGGCCCGACCAGGTCCAGAACTTGGCGAAGAAGCCGAACAGCACGAACAGCAGCACCGTCGACAGCAGTGGATCACCGTCCAGCGCGCCGGCTTCGGTCAGGGTGCGCATCTGGTCTTCGCCGATAATCGCCATCTGGATCATCTTGTAGATGCCGCTGGTGACGATCAGCAGGGCGGTGCACAACAGGAAGTCGTAGAACATCGCTGCCAGGCGACGGCCCAGGCCGACGGCGGGAAAGTCGCCCTGTGGGTTGAGCAGGTGTTTCGACATGGCGGCCTCTGAGCGGAAAAAGAAGCCATTTTACGGATTTACGCGCACAAAAAAGCCCCTGATGTCAGCCATCAGGGGCTTTTTCGTTACAGAAGGATCAGGCTTCTGCTTGTACTTCGTCAGCCTGCATGCCTTTCTGGCCTTGCACAGCAACGAAAGTCACTTTCTGGCCTTCTTTCAGACTCTTGAAGCCGTTGCCCTGAATAGCGCGGAAATGTACGAACAGATCCGGACCGCTTTCTGGAGTGATAAAACCAAAACCTTTCTCGTCGTTAAACCACTTGACGGTACCGCTCTGACGTTGGGACATTTCTTATTTCCTTTGACGCAAAAATGAATGACAGTCTCCTTCTCGTGAAAGAGTACTGGGGCTGGTTGCAGGAAAGTAAGAAGACGTCGAACGGGATGTAGCTAACTTGTAGGCTACTGCCCAGGTCACGATTCCAAGCGACCCATGCAAACACAGTGAACAAACTCTACGCCAACTACGGGAGAAAAAACAAGCCCTGCGAAGGCCCGGATTTCCTCAGGTTGATTGCAGTTAGAGGGCGCACTAGTGCAGGCTTATTCGATAGCGTTGTCCAATTGTTTTCGATCGTTATAAGTAGTGTTCATAAACGAAGCGCACGCACTATTTTATGGCGGTTGCGTTACAGATTAGTGCACTGTTAACGCAACCGCGTTACTTATAGAAACAGTCAATCAACCGCGATAGTAGCGTTGTGGAACGAATGGCATTTTGCTTACAAGCAAAGGCACCTTTTTCCCACGCACAATGGCCCAAACCGGCGTATCCAAAACGATATAAGCACTGTCGAGATAACCCATGGCCAACGGACCGCCTAGGGTGGGGCCGAAGCCGCCGCTGCACACGCTGCCGATGATGTCGCCGGCTTCGTTGACGATCTCGGCGCCTTCGCGCACGGGCGTGCGTTCTTGCGGTAGCAGGCCCACGCGCTTGCGGCTGACACCGGCCTGCTGTTGCGCAAACACGGTTTCAGCGCCTGGGAAGCCGCCGGCCCGCGCGCCATCGGCACGTCGAGGCTTGGAGATGGCCCACAGCAGGCTTGCTTCGATCGGCGTGGTGTCGGTGTTCATGTCATGGCCGTAGAGGCACAGGCCGGCTTCAAGGCGCAGGGAGTCGCGAGCGCCGAGGCCGATGGCCGCCACTTCCGGTTCGGCCAGCAGGGCGCGAGCCAGCGCTTCGGCATTGGCCGCCGGCACGGAAATTTCGAAGCCGTCTTCACCGGTGTAGCCCGAACGGCTGACAAAGCAGTCCACGCCCAATAGTTTCACGCGGGTGAACTGCATGAAGGTCATCTTCGCAACTTCCGGCGCCAGGCGGGCGAGCACGGTGACGGCGGCCGGGCCTTGCAGAGCGAGCAGGGCACGCTCTTCGAACAGCGGTTCGATGCTGCACTGGCCGCCGATGTGCTGGCGCAAGTGAGCCAGGTCCTGATCCTTGCAGGCCGCATTGACCACCAGGAACAGCTCGTCGTTACCCAGGTTGGCGACCATCAAGTCGTCGAGGATGCCACCGGCCTCGTTGGTGAACATAGCGTAGCGCTGCATGCCCACCGGCAGGTCGATGATGTCCACCGGCACCAGGGTTTCCAGGGCTTTGGCGGCGTTGGCGCCGGTCAGGCGGATCTGGCCCATGTGCGACACATCGAACAGCCCGGCCTGGTCACGGGTGTGCTGGTGTTCTTTCATCACGCCCAACGGGTATTGCACTGGCATGTCATAGCCGGCGAACGGCACCATGCGGGCGCCGAGTTCGAGGTGCAGTGCGTGCAGCGGGGTTTTCAACAGTTGTTCGGTGGACATATACAGCTCCTGAAAAAGTGTGCAGATGCGCGTGAGCATCAGCACTCGATAATGTTGACCGCCAAACCGCCACGGGCGGTTTCCTTGTATTTGCTTTTCATGTCGGCGCCGGTCTGGCGCATGGTGCGGATGACCTTGTCGAGGGAGACGAAGTGCTGACCGTCGCCACGCAGGGCCATGCGCACCGCATTGATGGCCTTGACCGAACCCATGGCGTTGCGCTCGATGCAAGGCACTTGCACCAGCCCGCCAATCGGGTCGCAGGTCAGGCCGAGGTTGTGTTTCATGCCGATTTCGGCCGCGTTTTCCACTTGCTGCACCGTGCCACCCAGCACTTCGCACAAGGCGCCGGCGGCCATGGAGCAGGCGACGCCGACCTCGCCCTGGCAGCCGACTTCGGCACCGGAGATCGAGGCGTTTTCCTTGTACAGAATGCCGATCGCGGCGGCCGTCAGCAGAAAACGCACCACGCCGTCTTCGTTGGCCCCGGGGATGAAGCGCATGTAGTAATGCAGCACCGCCGGGATGATTCCGGCTGCACCGTTGGTAGGTGCGGTGACCACGCGTCCGCCGTTGGCGTTTTCCTCGTTGACCGCCAGGGCGTACAGGTTGACCCAGTCCAGCACCGACAGCGGATCGCGCAGCGACGATTCCGGGTTGTTGCACAGTTGCCGATGCAGCGCCGCAGCCCGACGTTTGACCTTCAGTCCACCGGGAAGGATGCCTTCGTTGCGGCAACCGGCGGCGACGCAGTCTTGCATCACTTGCCAGATCTTCAGCAAACCGGCACGAGTCTCCGCTTCCGGACGCCAGGCACTTTCGTTGGTCAGCATCACCTGACTGATCGACAGGCCGTAGGTGCTGCAGTGACCGAGCAGGTCCTTGGCGCTTTTGAACGGGAAGGTCAGCGGTGTGGCGTCTTCTACGATGCGGTCGGCGCCGGCGGCATCTTCATCGACCACGAACCCGCCACCGACCGAGTAATACTCACGGCTGCGCACCTGCAGACCCGCCGCGTCGAACGCGCGAAAGATCATGCCATTGGGGTGATAGGCCAACGGTTTGCGGATCATCGCCAGGTGTTCTTTCTCGTTGAACGCAATGCTGTGTTCGCCGAGCAGGTTCAGGCGACCGTTGCCGCGAATCTCTTGCAGGCGGGCGGCGATGGTTTCGGTGTCTACGGTGTCCGGGTGTTCACCTTCCAGGCCCAGCAATACGGCCTTGTCGCTGCCGTGGCCTTTGCCGGTGGCGCCGAGCGAGCCGTAAAGCTCGACTTTGACGCAGGTGGTTGCCGCCAGCAGCCCTTCACGGCGCAGACCTTCGGCGAAACGTGCAGCCGCACGCATCGGGCCGACGGTGTGGGAGCTGGAGGGGCCGATGCCAATCTTGAACAGGTCGAACACGCTTAACGACATGGTTGTTCTCCGGTTTCTTGTTATAGGAATTGGCGGAAATCTTTTGACTAAATACGATCCTGTGGGAGCTGGCTTGCCTGCGATGATGGTAGGACAGTCAGCATCTCAGTCGCCTGATACACCGCCATCGCAGGCAAGCCAGCTCCCACAAGTGTTGTGGTGTTCTTGAAAGGGGGGCGAGCGAACCCGCCCCCTATAGATCAAGCGTAGCTTTCGATCGACGGGCAGGCGCAGACCAGGTTGCGATCGCCAAACACGTTGTCGACGCGACCGACCGGTGGCCAGTACTTGCATTCGATCAGCGACGCTACCGGGTAAACCGCTTGCTCACGGCTGTACGGATGCGTCCACTCGCCGACGATTTCCGCGGCAGTGTGCGGAGCGTTTTTCAGCGGGTTGTCGTCCTTGTCGAGCGTGCCGTTTTCCACCGCGCGGATTTCTTCGCGGATGCGGATCATGGCGTCACAGAAGCGGTCCAGTTCTTCCTTGGATTCGCTTTCGGTCGGTTCGATCATCAACGTGCCGGCCACCGGGAACGACATGGTCGGGGCATGGAAGCCGAAGTCGATCAGGCGCTTGGCCACGTCATCGACGCTGATGCCGCTGCTGTCTTTCAACGGACGCAGGTCGAGGATGCATTCGTGCGCCACCAGACCGTTGCTGCCGGTGTACAACACTGGGTAATGCTCTTCGAGGCGACGGGAAATGTAGTTGGCATTCAGGATCGCCAATTGCGAAGCACGCTTGAGACCCGCGCCACCCATCATTCGAATGTACATCCAAGTGATCGGCAGAATGCTCGCGCTGCCGAACGGTGCCGCGCAGACCGCGCCTTCCTTGCGTTCCATCTGCGCGTGGCCCGGCAGGAACGGCGTCAGGTGGGACTTGACGCCAATCGGGCCGACGCCCGGGCCGCCACCGCCGTGGGGGATGCAGAAGGTTTTGTGCAGGTTCAGGTGGGACACGTCGCCGCCGAACTTGCCGGGTGCGCAGAGGCCGACCATGGCGTTCATGTTCGCGCCGTCGATGTACACCTGGCCGCCGTTGTCGTGAATGATGCCGCAGATTTCGCGGATGCCTTCTTCGAACACACCGTGGGTCGACGGGTAGGTGATCATCAGCGCGGCGAGGTGTTCGCGGTGCTCGATGGCCTTGGCGCGCAGGTCTTCGATGTCGACGTTGCCGCGGGCATCGCAGGCGGTCACGACCACACGCATGCCAGCCATGTTGGCGGTGGCCGGGTTGGTGCCGTGGGCGGACGAGGGGATCAGGCAGATGTCGCGACGGTCTTCGCCACGGCTCTGGTGGTAGGCACGGATCGCCAACAGACCGGCGTACTCGCCTTGCGAGCCGGCGTTCGGTTGCAGGGATATCGAGTCGTAACCGGTGGCGGCGCAGAGCATTGCTTCCAGCTCATCGGTCAGCTGCTGATAGCCGGCGCTTTGCTCGGCCGGGGCGAATGGGTGCAGGGCGCCGAATTCAGCCCAGGTCACCGGGATCATTTCGCTGGCGGCGTTGAGTTTCATGGTGCAGGAACCCAGCGGGATCATGGTGCGATCCAGGGCCAGGTCCTTGTCGGCGAGTTTGCGCAGGTAGCGCATCA belongs to Pseudomonas sp. B21-015 and includes:
- the nadA gene encoding quinolinate synthase NadA, which codes for MTQISERLLVQAHLDAKQPKPLTAEEEAYYRTAIAAELKAQDAVLVAHFYCDPVIQALAEETGGCVSDSLEMARFGNAHPAKTVVVAGVKFMGETAKILNPEKRVLMPTLEATCSLDLGCPVDEFSAFCDQHPERTVVVYANTSAAVKARADWVVTSSCALEIVESLMDNGETIIWGPDKHLGTYIQRKTGADMLLWDGACIVHEEFKAKQLEDMKALYPDAAILVHPESPTAVIELADAVGSTSQLIAAAQSLPNKTLIVATDRGIFYKMQQLCPDKVFIEAPTAGNGAACRSCAHCPWMAMNTLERTLKSLREGTNEIFVDPALIPQAIRPLKRMLDFTQAARMKLAGNA
- a CDS encoding RDD family protein produces the protein MSKHLLNPQGDFPAVGLGRRLAAMFYDFLLCTALLIVTSGIYKMIQMAIIGEDQMRTLTEAGALDGDPLLSTVLLFVLFGFFAKFWTWSGQTLGMQVWCIRVQNADGSSISLWQALLRFVVSIASWLCLGLGFFWSLFDKQKRSWHDIYSNTQLVRIPKKTK
- a CDS encoding cold-shock protein, which gives rise to MSQRQSGTVKWFNDEKGFGFITPESGPDLFVHFRAIQGNGFKSLKEGQKVTFVAVQGQKGMQADEVQAEA
- the gcvT gene encoding glycine cleavage system aminomethyltransferase GcvT, which gives rise to MSTEQLLKTPLHALHLELGARMVPFAGYDMPVQYPLGVMKEHQHTRDQAGLFDVSHMGQIRLTGANAAKALETLVPVDIIDLPVGMQRYAMFTNEAGGILDDLMVANLGNDELFLVVNAACKDQDLAHLRQHIGGQCSIEPLFEERALLALQGPAAVTVLARLAPEVAKMTFMQFTRVKLLGVDCFVSRSGYTGEDGFEISVPAANAEALARALLAEPEVAAIGLGARDSLRLEAGLCLYGHDMNTDTTPIEASLLWAISKPRRADGARAGGFPGAETVFAQQQAGVSRKRVGLLPQERTPVREGAEIVNEAGDIIGSVCSGGFGPTLGGPLAMGYLDSAYIVLDTPVWAIVRGKKVPLLVSKMPFVPQRYYRG
- a CDS encoding L-serine ammonia-lyase — translated: MSLSVFDLFKIGIGPSSSHTVGPMRAAARFAEGLRREGLLAATTCVKVELYGSLGATGKGHGSDKAVLLGLEGEHPDTVDTETIAARLQEIRGNGRLNLLGEHSIAFNEKEHLAMIRKPLAYHPNGMIFRAFDAAGLQVRSREYYSVGGGFVVDEDAAGADRIVEDATPLTFPFKSAKDLLGHCSTYGLSISQVMLTNESAWRPEAETRAGLLKIWQVMQDCVAAGCRNEGILPGGLKVKRRAAALHRQLCNNPESSLRDPLSVLDWVNLYALAVNEENANGGRVVTAPTNGAAGIIPAVLHYYMRFIPGANEDGVVRFLLTAAAIGILYKENASISGAEVGCQGEVGVACSMAAGALCEVLGGTVQQVENAAEIGMKHNLGLTCDPIGGLVQVPCIERNAMGSVKAINAVRMALRGDGQHFVSLDKVIRTMRQTGADMKSKYKETARGGLAVNIIEC